From Amycolatopsis sp. YIM 10, the proteins below share one genomic window:
- a CDS encoding helix-turn-helix transcriptional regulator: protein MDRAELAGFLRSRRERITPADVGLPAGRRRRTPGLRREEVAQLAFISNEYYTRLEQAKAPRPSREVLAGLARALRLSDAERDYLHHLAGAPPGPPPGPSREVRPSILALLDRLPMAAAVVLSATYEVLAWNPLAAALMEDFSALSRRDRNLLRRAFLEPRPQGARLYGLSDGEEFAESAVPQLRAVAARYPDDPELTALIAELREGSAHFARLWDAREVSARPNLCKTFQHPVVGPIAVVCDVLDITDRDQRVVIYTADPGSPSEEALRLLSVVGTQRLDVPG from the coding sequence GTGGATCGAGCAGAACTGGCCGGCTTCCTGCGCAGCCGGCGCGAGCGGATCACCCCCGCCGACGTGGGACTTCCCGCCGGGCGTCGCCGCCGCACGCCGGGGCTGCGGCGCGAGGAGGTGGCGCAGCTCGCCTTCATCTCGAACGAGTACTACACGCGGCTGGAACAGGCCAAGGCCCCGCGCCCGTCGCGCGAGGTGCTGGCCGGGCTGGCTCGCGCGCTGCGCCTGTCCGACGCCGAACGCGACTACCTGCACCACCTCGCCGGTGCGCCACCCGGCCCGCCACCAGGCCCTTCACGTGAGGTGCGGCCGAGCATTCTCGCCCTGCTGGACCGGCTGCCGATGGCCGCCGCGGTCGTGCTGTCCGCGACGTACGAGGTGCTCGCCTGGAATCCGCTGGCCGCCGCGCTGATGGAGGATTTCTCGGCGTTGTCGCGGCGGGACCGCAACCTGCTCCGCCGCGCCTTCCTCGAACCACGCCCGCAGGGGGCGCGGCTGTACGGGCTCTCCGATGGAGAGGAGTTCGCCGAGAGCGCGGTCCCGCAGCTGCGGGCCGTCGCCGCCCGCTACCCGGACGACCCGGAGCTGACCGCGCTGATCGCCGAACTCCGCGAAGGCAGCGCCCACTTCGCACGCCTGTGGGACGCGCGCGAGGTGAGCGCCCGGCCGAACCTGTGCAAAACCTTCCAGCACCCGGTGGTCGGCCCGATCGCCGTGGTCTGCGACGTGCTCGACATCACCGATCGCGACCAGCGCGTGGTGATCTACACCGCCGATCCGGGGTCGCCGTCGGAGGAGGCGTTGCGGCTGCTCTCGGTGGTCGGCACGCAGCGGCTCGACGTACCGGGCTGA
- a CDS encoding SDR family NAD(P)-dependent oxidoreductase yields MTSTAITTGLLDGKVAFITGAGRGIGAAAARLFAREGARVVLAARTETQLKTVTEEIRADGGIADYVVCDLADPDSLRGAVNRAVELHGRLDVAFNNAATNAPPGPMDQTTEADFDHVYAVNLKAPWLAMVAEVAAIRATAGTGAIVHNTSVGSLMANPELPSYGAMKSGVNSLTASAAATYGPEGIRVNAVAPGTTLTEMLLDWDKASPGVIDRLNAGTPLRRAADPAEVAEAAAWLLSDRASYVTGVVLRVDGGMRS; encoded by the coding sequence ATGACTTCGACAGCAATCACCACCGGCCTGCTCGACGGCAAGGTCGCCTTCATCACCGGCGCCGGGCGCGGCATCGGCGCCGCCGCGGCCAGGCTGTTCGCCCGCGAAGGCGCCCGCGTCGTGCTCGCCGCCCGTACCGAAACCCAGCTCAAGACCGTCACCGAGGAGATCCGCGCGGACGGCGGAATCGCCGACTACGTGGTCTGCGACCTCGCCGACCCGGACAGCCTGCGCGGCGCGGTGAACCGCGCGGTCGAGCTGCACGGACGGCTCGACGTGGCGTTCAACAACGCCGCCACCAATGCCCCGCCCGGACCGATGGACCAGACCACCGAAGCCGATTTCGACCACGTGTACGCGGTCAACCTGAAGGCACCGTGGCTGGCCATGGTCGCCGAGGTCGCGGCGATCCGGGCGACCGCGGGCACCGGTGCCATCGTGCACAACACCAGCGTCGGCAGCCTGATGGCCAATCCGGAACTGCCCTCGTACGGCGCGATGAAGAGCGGGGTGAACAGCCTCACCGCGTCGGCCGCGGCCACCTACGGCCCGGAGGGCATCCGGGTGAACGCGGTCGCGCCCGGCACCACGCTCACCGAGATGCTGCTCGACTGGGACAAGGCCTCGCCGGGGGTGATCGACCGGCTCAACGCGGGGACCCCACTGCGCCGCGCCGCCGATCCGGCCGAGGTCGCCGAGGCGGCCGCGTGGCTGCTCAGCGACCGGGCCTCCTACGTCACCGGCGTCGTGCTCCGGGTCGACGGCGGCATGCGGTCCTAA